From Pseudoxanthomonas sp. YR558, the proteins below share one genomic window:
- a CDS encoding EAL domain-containing protein, with amino-acid sequence MRPTAIAMPALSAPAEPDVSWVIDHSDNAVVVCDDDARITYINQGFTRMLGYTLDEVAGRRPSDFLAGPHTDPETVEWVRGQLNAQQGYRTELLVYAKNGVPLWISAVVNPVFDGDRGARYLLGVYTDITHSKLHEELHRKVLGAIVREQPLQDVLTLVCREVEKVMPEAVASVIALDDYGHLRVLAAPSLPDHIAGAVNGERAGPMVGACGSAAWSGQPVECTDIDRDPRWQAYKAPFLALGIRACWSSPIKGHDGRVLGTFALYYWENRAPDEFHQRVVDVCLHLCALAMDRERARARMHQLSFFDTLTGLPNRALFNNKVEQMLLDAARRDSAVALLFVDIDRFKIVNDTQGHTAGDALLRELARRLSGELREADVVARLAGDEFVLAVPDYDAEDAANLADRLMARLSQPVNAGRMMLTPQASVGVAMFPSDGWDVDSLVRHADIAMYRAKSEGGARIVFYSVEMNQAMQERLALENALREAVRSGQLRLHYQPQVGMDDDTRLHGVEALLRWRHPEIGEISPGTFVPMAEECGLIDDLGRWTLEEACTQMADWRRRGVPVPRVSVNLSAINFEQQDLPTFIGNVLGKCGLSPDELMVEVTESVMLAQKPEVLANIDAIHRMGVHLSIDDFGTGYSSLSHLHRLPISELKLDMSFVRDLEHSESARALTTSILRIGESLSLKVVAEGVENQAQRAVLASLNCDILQGYYVSRPLSPHSLERWLSLQSPAE; translated from the coding sequence GTGAGGCCCACTGCCATCGCCATGCCTGCCTTGTCTGCGCCTGCCGAACCCGATGTGTCCTGGGTCATCGACCACAGCGACAACGCCGTCGTGGTCTGCGACGACGACGCCCGCATCACCTACATCAACCAGGGCTTCACCCGGATGCTCGGATACACCCTGGACGAAGTGGCGGGCCGCCGGCCCAGCGACTTCCTCGCGGGCCCGCATACCGATCCCGAAACCGTCGAATGGGTGCGTGGGCAGTTGAATGCGCAACAGGGATACCGCACCGAACTGCTGGTCTACGCCAAGAATGGCGTGCCGCTGTGGATCTCGGCGGTGGTCAACCCCGTGTTCGACGGCGATCGCGGCGCGCGCTACCTGCTCGGTGTCTATACCGACATCACCCACAGCAAGCTGCACGAAGAGCTGCACCGCAAAGTGCTGGGCGCGATCGTCCGCGAACAGCCGTTGCAGGACGTGTTGACGCTCGTCTGCCGCGAGGTGGAAAAAGTGATGCCGGAGGCGGTGGCGTCGGTGATCGCACTCGACGACTACGGCCACCTGCGCGTGCTCGCCGCACCCAGCCTGCCCGACCACATCGCCGGCGCCGTCAACGGCGAGCGCGCCGGTCCGATGGTGGGCGCGTGTGGCTCGGCTGCATGGAGCGGGCAACCGGTGGAATGCACCGATATCGATCGCGACCCGCGCTGGCAGGCCTACAAGGCACCCTTCCTCGCGCTCGGCATCCGTGCCTGCTGGTCCAGCCCGATCAAGGGCCACGATGGCCGCGTGCTGGGTACCTTCGCGCTGTACTACTGGGAAAACCGCGCCCCGGACGAGTTCCACCAGCGCGTGGTCGACGTCTGCCTGCACCTCTGCGCCCTGGCGATGGACCGCGAACGCGCGCGCGCGCGCATGCACCAGCTGTCCTTCTTCGACACCCTGACCGGGCTGCCCAATCGGGCGCTGTTCAACAACAAGGTCGAGCAGATGCTGCTGGACGCCGCGCGCCGGGACAGTGCGGTGGCGCTGCTGTTCGTCGACATCGACCGCTTCAAGATCGTCAACGACACCCAGGGCCATACCGCCGGCGACGCATTGTTGCGCGAACTGGCCCGGCGGCTGAGCGGGGAACTGCGCGAGGCCGACGTGGTCGCGCGCCTGGCCGGCGACGAATTCGTGCTCGCCGTACCCGACTACGACGCCGAGGACGCCGCCAATCTCGCCGACCGCCTGATGGCGCGCCTGTCGCAGCCGGTCAATGCCGGCCGGATGATGCTGACGCCTCAAGCCAGCGTGGGCGTGGCGATGTTTCCCAGCGACGGCTGGGACGTGGACTCGCTGGTGCGCCACGCGGATATCGCGATGTATCGCGCCAAGTCCGAGGGCGGCGCCCGCATCGTGTTCTACAGCGTCGAAATGAACCAGGCCATGCAGGAACGCCTGGCGCTGGAGAATGCGCTGCGCGAAGCCGTGCGCAGCGGCCAGTTGCGCCTGCACTACCAGCCGCAGGTCGGCATGGACGACGACACCCGCCTGCACGGCGTGGAAGCCCTGTTGCGCTGGCGGCATCCGGAGATCGGCGAGATCTCGCCCGGGACCTTCGTGCCGATGGCCGAGGAATGCGGCTTGATCGACGATCTCGGCCGGTGGACGCTGGAAGAGGCCTGCACGCAGATGGCGGACTGGCGCCGTCGCGGCGTGCCGGTGCCGCGCGTGTCCGTCAATCTGTCGGCGATCAACTTCGAGCAGCAAGACCTGCCCACCTTCATCGGCAACGTACTGGGCAAGTGCGGCCTATCGCCCGACGAACTGATGGTGGAGGTGACCGAGAGCGTCATGCTGGCGCAGAAGCCGGAGGTGCTGGCGAACATCGATGCGATCCACCGCATGGGCGTGCACTTGTCGATCGACGACTTCGGTACCGGTTACTCCAGCCTGAGCCACTTGCACCGCCTGCCGATCAGCGAGCTCAAGCTCGACATGAGCTTCGTCCGCGACCTCGAGCACAGCGAATCGGCGCGGGCGCTGACGACCTCCATCCTGCGCATCGGCGAGAGCCTGTCGTTGAAGGTCGTGGCCGAGGGCGTGGAGAACCAGGCCCAGCGCGCGGTCCTTGCCTCGTTGAACTGCGACATCCTGCAGGGCTATTACGTGTCGCGGCCGCTGTCCCCGCATTCGCTGGAGCGCTGGCTCAGCCTGCAATCGCCGGCGGAGTGA
- a CDS encoding NAD-dependent protein deacetylase: protein MSDTRLEDFVAAHRRLFLLTGAGCSTGSGIPDYRDEQGAWKRTPPVTYQAFVGDLATRQRYWARSLLGWPRIAEANPNAAHRALAALEAHGSCEMLLTQNVDGLHQAAGSRSVIDLHGRLDDIVCLGCGARSSRAALQVRLVDANPEWAGLTAGAAPDGDADLEGRDFSVFRIPTCHACDGMLKPDVVFFGENVPRERVQAAMAHLERADAMLVVGSSLMVYSGLRFVHAAMRAGMPVAAVNLGRTRADDLLQFRIAAPCGDALAFLLDGGRYRVTPPAIAG, encoded by the coding sequence ATGAGCGATACGCGACTCGAGGATTTCGTGGCGGCCCACCGCCGCTTGTTCCTGCTGACCGGCGCCGGCTGCAGCACCGGCTCCGGCATTCCCGACTACCGGGACGAGCAGGGGGCATGGAAGCGCACGCCGCCGGTGACCTACCAGGCTTTCGTTGGCGATCTGGCGACGCGCCAGCGCTACTGGGCGAGAAGCCTGCTGGGGTGGCCACGTATCGCGGAGGCCAACCCCAATGCGGCGCACCGTGCGCTGGCGGCCCTGGAGGCGCACGGATCATGCGAGATGCTGCTGACCCAGAACGTGGACGGCCTGCACCAGGCTGCGGGCAGTCGGTCGGTGATCGACCTTCACGGGCGGCTGGACGACATCGTCTGCCTCGGCTGCGGGGCACGATCGTCGCGCGCAGCGCTTCAGGTCCGGCTCGTCGACGCGAATCCCGAGTGGGCGGGCCTGACCGCCGGTGCGGCGCCGGATGGCGATGCGGACCTGGAAGGACGCGACTTCAGCGTGTTTCGTATCCCGACCTGCCATGCGTGCGACGGCATGCTCAAGCCTGACGTCGTCTTCTTCGGCGAAAACGTGCCGCGCGAGCGTGTCCAGGCGGCGATGGCGCATCTGGAGCGCGCCGATGCGATGCTCGTGGTGGGCTCGTCGCTGATGGTGTATTCGGGTCTGCGCTTCGTGCATGCCGCAATGCGCGCGGGCATGCCCGTGGCGGCCGTGAACCTGGGGCGTACGCGTGCCGACGATCTGCTCCAGTTCCGGATCGCCGCGCCCTGCGGCGACGCGTTGGCGTTCCTGCTGGACGGCGGGCGCTACCGCGTCACTCCGCCGGCGATTGCAGGCTGA
- a CDS encoding tryptophan halogenase family protein, which translates to MHNQDPIATPRTIKRVVIAGGGTAGWMAAAALSKTLGKTLDITLVESEEIGTVGVGEATIPTLVVFHRLLDIKEQDFMAAVQGTVKLGISFEHWKELGHRYIHSFGISGKDHWSAGFQHFWLRGHAEGIASDYSDYCIELQAALQDRFSHLPRYHVNYAYHMDAALYARFLRGFSERHGCKRIEGKIVDVATDADGCISSIKLERGDVIEGDLFIDCTGFRALLIGKALGVGYTDWSQWLFNDSALATQTTAVRDAVPYTRAIAGTAGWQWRIPLQHRVGNGIVYSSRHISDDEAREQFLSSVEGEVIKQPWPIRFKPGQRQQCWAKNCVALGLAGSFIEPLESTTIHLIQRGIVRLLQTFPQAITQPAIDEYNARLDEELQHVRDFVVMHYHVSDRRDTPYWREIAEMEIPATLRHRIELFRETGTVFHVPGELFGENSWIQVMMGQGIVPKRYHPTADVMSPPDLQRFLDDIRRNVLDTARQMPAHMDYLRSYCPAPKP; encoded by the coding sequence ATGCATAACCAAGATCCCATCGCCACGCCCCGCACCATCAAGCGCGTCGTCATCGCCGGCGGCGGTACCGCCGGCTGGATGGCTGCCGCGGCGCTATCCAAGACGTTGGGCAAGACGCTCGACATCACCCTGGTGGAGTCCGAGGAGATCGGCACGGTCGGCGTCGGCGAAGCCACCATCCCGACGCTCGTCGTGTTCCACCGCCTGCTCGACATCAAGGAGCAGGACTTCATGGCGGCCGTGCAGGGGACCGTGAAGCTGGGGATCTCGTTCGAACACTGGAAAGAGCTGGGCCATCGCTACATCCATTCCTTCGGCATCAGCGGAAAGGATCACTGGTCGGCGGGGTTCCAGCATTTCTGGTTACGCGGCCATGCGGAGGGCATCGCCAGCGACTACAGCGATTACTGCATCGAACTTCAGGCCGCGCTCCAAGATCGTTTCTCGCACCTGCCTCGCTACCATGTGAACTATGCCTACCACATGGACGCCGCGCTGTATGCGCGCTTCCTGCGCGGCTTCAGCGAGCGTCACGGATGCAAGCGAATCGAGGGCAAGATCGTCGACGTCGCCACCGATGCCGACGGCTGCATCTCCTCGATCAAGCTGGAGCGTGGCGACGTGATCGAAGGCGACCTGTTCATCGATTGCACCGGCTTCCGCGCCCTGCTGATCGGCAAGGCGCTGGGCGTGGGTTATACCGACTGGTCGCAATGGCTTTTCAACGACAGCGCACTGGCCACTCAGACCACTGCCGTCCGCGACGCCGTGCCGTACACGCGAGCGATCGCGGGAACGGCGGGGTGGCAGTGGCGTATCCCATTGCAGCACCGGGTGGGCAACGGCATCGTCTATTCCAGCCGCCACATCAGCGACGATGAGGCACGCGAGCAATTCCTCTCCAGCGTCGAGGGGGAGGTCATCAAGCAGCCCTGGCCGATCCGCTTCAAGCCTGGGCAGCGGCAGCAGTGCTGGGCGAAGAACTGCGTCGCGCTGGGCTTGGCCGGCAGTTTCATCGAGCCGCTCGAATCGACCACCATTCACTTGATCCAGCGCGGCATCGTGAGGCTCTTGCAGACGTTCCCGCAGGCCATCACGCAGCCGGCCATCGACGAGTACAACGCGCGCCTGGACGAAGAATTGCAGCACGTGCGCGATTTCGTGGTGATGCACTACCACGTCAGCGACCGCCGCGACACGCCCTACTGGCGCGAGATCGCAGAGATGGAAATCCCGGCGACGCTGCGCCACCGCATCGAGCTGTTCCGTGAGACGGGTACGGTGTTCCACGTACCTGGCGAATTGTTCGGCGAGAATTCCTGGATCCAGGTGATGATGGGGCAGGGCATCGTGCCGAAGCGGTACCATCCCACCGCCGACGTGATGTCTCCGCCAGACCTGCAACGTTTCCTCGACGACATCCGCCGCAACGTATTGGACACCGCGCGGCAGATGCCGGCGCACATGGACTACCTGCGCAGCTATTGCCCCGCGCCCAAACCCTGA
- a CDS encoding cupin-like domain-containing protein: MDVEPGAPIGELLHSTLPLVLRGVASRWPMVEAARTSALAAMDYLKRFDHGTMPVVATVAAPEMQGRVFYNDDLSGFNFRREQVPLSVALDTLRKYLDAPAPPSIYVASTTLDTFLPGFRAENDVDLDPRDPLASIWIGNRSRIAAHQDVPDNLACVVAGRRRVTLFSPDQLENLYVGPLDHTPAGQAVSLVDFASPDPERFPRFADALRNAFQAELGPGDAVLIPSMWWHHMEGLEAFNVLVNYWWRRSPGWMDTPMNALMLAIMSVRDLPAHERAIWKDVFDHYVFGYEEATDAGHIPESARRSLSSMDEARVRHLRALLLQRLNR; this comes from the coding sequence ATGGACGTCGAGCCGGGCGCGCCAATAGGCGAGCTCCTGCATTCCACCTTGCCGTTGGTGCTGCGCGGCGTGGCGTCGCGCTGGCCCATGGTGGAAGCCGCCAGGACGTCTGCGCTGGCGGCCATGGACTACCTGAAGCGCTTCGACCACGGCACCATGCCGGTCGTCGCGACTGTGGCCGCGCCCGAGATGCAGGGGCGCGTGTTCTACAACGACGACCTGAGCGGCTTCAACTTCCGGCGGGAGCAAGTACCGCTGTCCGTCGCGCTGGACACCCTGCGCAAGTACCTCGACGCCCCGGCGCCACCGTCGATCTACGTGGCATCCACCACGTTGGACACGTTCTTGCCGGGATTCCGCGCGGAGAACGACGTGGATCTCGATCCGCGCGATCCGCTGGCGAGCATCTGGATCGGCAATCGAAGCCGGATCGCGGCGCACCAGGACGTGCCGGACAACCTCGCGTGCGTGGTGGCCGGCCGTCGTCGCGTGACGCTGTTCTCTCCGGACCAGCTCGAGAACCTGTACGTCGGCCCGCTCGACCACACGCCCGCAGGTCAGGCGGTCAGCCTGGTCGACTTCGCATCGCCCGATCCGGAGCGTTTCCCGCGTTTCGCGGACGCGCTGCGGAACGCCTTTCAGGCCGAGCTGGGTCCCGGGGATGCGGTCCTCATCCCCAGTATGTGGTGGCACCACATGGAAGGGCTGGAGGCATTCAACGTGCTCGTCAATTACTGGTGGCGGCGTTCGCCAGGCTGGATGGATACGCCGATGAATGCGCTGATGCTCGCGATCATGAGCGTGCGCGACCTGCCCGCGCACGAGCGCGCGATCTGGAAGGATGTCTTCGATCACTATGTTTTCGGCTACGAGGAAGCGACCGATGCCGGACATATCCCCGAATCCGCGCGTCGCTCGCTGTCGTCCATGGACGAGGCGCGCGTCCGCCACCTGCGTGCGCTGCTGCTGCAGCGCCTGAACCGTTGA
- a CDS encoding SapC family protein: MSKPVLLTPTEHRALRVRAGHGAALGDAVMQVLTFPAEFRDIQGHYPIVFRRGRDAGFVPFALMGLEEGTNLFLDGDRWDATYVPLGIRRQPFLVGVAGEERLIHVDMDHPRIGGGEALFHEHGVATEHLERIKSVLLALHDGVSATPAFIDALERHALLESFVLDVRLDDGSNNRLAGFHTIDEARLGALDGASLETLARAGHLQPIYMVLASMSRFRDLIERTNRRRASAA; the protein is encoded by the coding sequence ATGAGCAAGCCTGTCCTGTTGACCCCCACCGAACACCGTGCGTTGCGCGTGCGTGCCGGCCACGGCGCTGCGCTCGGCGATGCCGTGATGCAGGTGCTGACCTTCCCCGCCGAGTTCCGGGACATCCAGGGACACTATCCGATCGTGTTCCGGCGCGGCCGCGACGCAGGATTCGTGCCGTTCGCCCTGATGGGACTCGAGGAAGGCACGAACCTGTTCCTCGATGGCGACCGCTGGGACGCGACGTACGTGCCGCTCGGGATCCGGCGCCAGCCTTTCCTCGTCGGTGTCGCCGGCGAGGAGCGCTTGATCCACGTGGACATGGACCATCCGCGCATCGGAGGTGGCGAGGCGCTGTTCCATGAACACGGAGTCGCGACCGAGCACCTGGAGCGGATCAAGTCGGTCCTACTGGCCCTACATGACGGCGTCAGCGCCACACCTGCGTTCATCGATGCGTTGGAGCGGCACGCGCTGCTGGAATCGTTCGTGCTGGACGTCCGCCTGGATGACGGGTCGAACAACCGCCTCGCCGGCTTCCACACCATCGACGAAGCGCGGCTTGGGGCGTTGGATGGTGCGAGTCTGGAGACGCTCGCGCGGGCGGGGCATCTGCAGCCTATCTACATGGTGCTGGCTTCGATGTCGCGGTTTCGCGATCTGATCGAGCGGACGAACCGACGCCGTGCTTCCGCAGCCTGA
- a CDS encoding TonB-dependent receptor has protein sequence MKQVQSVPRKRVLTSALLIAMASPAWAQQAEPQSTTTTPSTTATEVDPTTLDTVVVKGIRASLESSMNLKRDAQGVVDGIVAEDIGKFPDTNLAESLQRISGVSIDRTSSGEGSKVTVRGMGPDYNLVLLNGRQMPASNLGNGGAGNSTSRSFDFANLASESISEIRVFKTGRADNPTGGIGATIDVRTARPLEAEPVASFGLKTVHDTSNGNLPKTQQGEDFTGEMSGIFSRTFADGRFGIALSGSYQERDSGFNQASVADGWLTFYGDNSNSWQRLPLPGESYYDRIDNRPGPDDVYARPQNTGYSVNGVQRQRTNGQVTFQWAPSDRVTTTLDYNYIENKVQQQRSELSVWFNYGPGDSSWTDGPVAAPIIYSEDMTGADLSMGGMQLATKTTGDSLGFNVEWEVTDNLSLEFDYHNSTSESKPDSPLGSAGVLGVAAYIRGTTTVDYSGEIPIVNVQLPPGQTEVLPSQALVTGSVFQNSYNKSDVEQLQAKGRFEFGEYSGLDFGVSAIDVQNRSASAVMQRDTWGGVGTPADYDDSIWYVDHMSRYFDAFGNSNNPNWTDGFLVFDFERLRQAAITESGCATCYQMPTEFTDDMRTSEKSKSAYVQWTTKFDWSMPLSVALGVRYEKTEVVSTALERVGETISWVAANELYVNYADERTFGRREGDYDYFLPNLDLKLDLSESMVLRGSYSQTIGRPGWGAIRGGQQLANVVRITGGDGNRGDPALEPLLSDNFDLSFEWYYGEGSYFSIGYFRKDIKNFISDTVVREEPFALHTPVGGTYWNNALAAGCLPTDGDCIRTYIFTNHANDPGVDVAAGTITGQPGDPIAGFNITVPANQRSDKLDGFEINVQHLFGDSGFGLAANYTKVDSGLTFDNTDLGDQYPLVGLSDSANLVAFYDKGPWQIRAAYNWRDEFFNGVGGQGNNPNYVEEYGQFDMNVSYQLTPRLTLSLEGINLTDETMRTHARHENMVRFATQTGPRYMFGLRYKF, from the coding sequence ATGAAGCAAGTGCAGTCCGTTCCAAGGAAGCGGGTGCTCACGTCCGCATTGCTGATCGCCATGGCGAGTCCCGCATGGGCCCAGCAAGCCGAGCCGCAGAGCACCACCACAACGCCGTCGACGACGGCTACCGAAGTCGACCCGACCACGTTGGATACAGTGGTGGTGAAGGGCATCCGCGCCAGCCTCGAGTCCTCGATGAACCTCAAGCGCGACGCGCAAGGTGTCGTCGATGGCATCGTGGCGGAGGACATCGGCAAGTTCCCGGATACCAATCTGGCCGAATCGCTGCAGCGCATCAGCGGCGTATCGATCGACCGCACGTCCAGCGGCGAGGGCTCGAAGGTCACCGTTCGCGGCATGGGACCGGACTACAACCTGGTGTTGCTCAACGGTCGCCAGATGCCGGCGTCCAATCTCGGCAATGGCGGTGCGGGCAACTCGACCTCGCGGTCGTTCGACTTCGCCAACCTAGCCAGCGAATCGATCTCGGAGATCCGCGTCTTCAAGACCGGCCGTGCCGACAACCCGACGGGCGGCATCGGTGCCACCATCGATGTCAGGACGGCGCGTCCGCTCGAAGCCGAACCGGTCGCGAGCTTCGGCCTGAAGACCGTCCACGATACGTCGAACGGCAATCTGCCGAAGACGCAGCAGGGCGAGGATTTCACCGGCGAAATGTCCGGCATCTTCAGCAGGACGTTCGCGGATGGCCGGTTCGGCATCGCGCTCAGCGGCAGTTACCAGGAGCGCGATTCGGGCTTCAACCAGGCCTCGGTCGCCGATGGCTGGCTGACCTTTTACGGTGACAATTCCAACAGCTGGCAGCGTCTGCCGCTGCCGGGCGAATCGTATTACGACCGGATCGATAACAGGCCGGGCCCTGACGACGTCTATGCGCGCCCGCAGAACACGGGCTACAGCGTCAATGGCGTGCAGCGCCAGCGCACCAATGGCCAAGTGACGTTCCAGTGGGCGCCGAGCGACCGCGTCACGACCACGCTGGACTACAACTACATCGAGAACAAGGTGCAGCAGCAGCGCAGCGAGTTGTCGGTGTGGTTCAACTACGGTCCGGGCGACAGTTCCTGGACCGATGGTCCGGTAGCTGCGCCGATCATCTATTCCGAAGACATGACCGGCGCCGACCTCTCCATGGGCGGCATGCAGCTCGCAACGAAGACCACCGGCGATTCGCTGGGCTTCAACGTGGAATGGGAAGTCACCGACAACCTGAGCCTGGAGTTCGATTACCACAACTCCACGTCTGAATCGAAGCCGGACAGTCCGCTCGGCTCCGCAGGCGTGCTGGGCGTCGCCGCGTACATCCGTGGCACGACCACGGTGGACTACAGCGGCGAGATCCCGATCGTCAACGTCCAGCTCCCGCCCGGCCAGACCGAGGTGCTGCCGTCGCAGGCGCTGGTCACCGGCTCGGTGTTCCAGAACAGCTACAACAAGTCCGACGTCGAACAGTTGCAGGCCAAGGGTCGCTTCGAGTTCGGCGAGTATTCCGGGCTGGACTTCGGCGTGTCGGCGATCGACGTGCAGAACCGCTCGGCGTCGGCCGTCATGCAGCGCGACACCTGGGGCGGCGTGGGTACGCCGGCGGATTACGACGACAGCATCTGGTACGTCGACCACATGTCGCGGTACTTCGATGCCTTCGGCAACAGCAACAACCCGAACTGGACCGACGGCTTCCTGGTGTTCGACTTCGAGCGCCTGCGCCAGGCGGCGATCACCGAATCCGGATGCGCCACCTGCTACCAGATGCCGACCGAGTTCACGGACGACATGCGCACGTCCGAGAAGTCCAAGAGCGCGTACGTGCAATGGACGACCAAGTTCGACTGGTCGATGCCGCTCAGCGTGGCCCTGGGCGTTCGCTACGAGAAGACCGAGGTCGTATCCACTGCCTTGGAGCGCGTGGGCGAGACCATCTCCTGGGTCGCGGCCAACGAGCTCTACGTGAACTATGCCGATGAGCGCACGTTCGGCCGGCGCGAGGGCGATTACGACTACTTCCTGCCCAACCTCGATCTGAAGTTGGACCTCAGCGAGAGCATGGTCCTGCGAGGCAGCTACAGCCAGACCATCGGTCGGCCGGGATGGGGCGCGATCCGCGGTGGTCAGCAACTCGCCAACGTGGTCCGTATCACCGGTGGCGACGGCAACCGGGGCGATCCGGCGCTCGAACCGCTGCTTTCGGACAATTTCGACCTGTCCTTCGAGTGGTACTACGGCGAAGGCAGCTATTTCTCCATCGGCTACTTCCGCAAGGACATCAAGAACTTCATCAGCGATACCGTGGTCCGGGAAGAACCGTTCGCGCTGCACACGCCGGTGGGCGGCACTTACTGGAACAACGCCCTGGCGGCGGGCTGCCTGCCCACCGATGGCGATTGCATCCGCACCTACATCTTCACCAACCATGCCAATGATCCAGGCGTCGATGTGGCGGCGGGAACCATCACGGGCCAGCCGGGCGATCCGATCGCCGGGTTCAACATCACCGTGCCGGCGAACCAGCGTTCGGACAAGCTCGATGGTTTCGAAATCAACGTGCAGCACCTGTTCGGCGACAGCGGCTTCGGCCTGGCGGCGAACTACACCAAGGTTGATTCGGGCCTGACGTTCGACAACACGGACCTGGGCGACCAGTACCCGTTGGTGGGACTGAGCGACTCCGCCAACCTGGTGGCGTTCTACGACAAGGGGCCGTGGCAGATCCGCGCGGCCTACAACTGGCGCGACGAGTTCTTCAACGGCGTCGGCGGGCAGGGCAACAACCCGAACTACGTCGAAGAGTACGGCCAGTTCGACATGAACGTCAGTTACCAGCTGACGCCGCGACTGACGCTCAGCCTGGAAGGCATCAATCTCACCGACGAGACGATGCGCACCCATGCGCGCCACGAGAACATGGTGCGGTTCGCCACGCAGACCGGTCCGCGGTATATGTTCGGCCTGCGCTACAAGTTCTGA
- a CDS encoding LacI family DNA-binding transcriptional regulator, with the protein MRSRIEDVAAAAGVSMKTVSRVLNNEPNVRDEMRQRVMKAVEQLQYRPNLSARSLAGQRSYVIALVYNNPSRNYLMEIQSGMLDACRDNHYNLVLAPVGSAKQRKAEDLKVVFEHFAPDGVVLIPPLTDDPAVLEFLEQHDVPFACIAPKHPQDRIGVSMDETAAVLELMAGLVAQGHRRIAHIKGPPAHGACQWRFKGYREALRKAGLDFDEDLVVQGAFSYESGIEAGNRLLDLKRPPTAIFAANDDMAAGVIRAACERGLAVPRDISVCGFDDTPIARHIYPALTTVRQPTSEMGRLATLQLLARIRTAEAGGMVHVEHEVVFRESTQSPARR; encoded by the coding sequence ATGCGTAGTCGGATCGAGGACGTGGCCGCCGCCGCCGGCGTGTCCATGAAGACCGTGTCGCGCGTGCTCAACAACGAGCCCAACGTGCGCGACGAGATGCGCCAGCGCGTCATGAAGGCAGTCGAACAACTGCAGTACCGGCCCAATCTCTCCGCCCGCAGCCTTGCAGGGCAACGTTCCTACGTCATCGCGCTGGTCTACAACAATCCTTCGCGCAACTACCTGATGGAGATCCAGAGCGGCATGCTGGATGCCTGTCGCGACAACCACTACAACCTGGTGCTCGCACCCGTCGGATCGGCCAAGCAACGCAAGGCCGAGGATCTGAAGGTGGTCTTCGAGCACTTCGCACCTGACGGCGTGGTGTTGATCCCGCCGCTGACCGACGACCCGGCGGTGCTCGAGTTCCTCGAGCAGCACGACGTGCCTTTCGCCTGCATTGCACCCAAGCACCCGCAGGACCGCATCGGCGTATCGATGGACGAGACCGCAGCCGTGCTAGAACTGATGGCAGGCCTTGTCGCGCAAGGCCATCGACGCATCGCCCACATCAAGGGCCCGCCCGCGCACGGCGCATGCCAATGGCGCTTCAAAGGCTATCGCGAGGCGCTGCGCAAGGCGGGGCTCGATTTCGACGAGGACCTCGTGGTACAGGGCGCCTTCTCGTACGAGTCGGGCATCGAAGCCGGCAACCGCCTGCTCGACCTCAAGCGCCCTCCGACCGCGATCTTCGCCGCCAACGACGATATGGCGGCCGGCGTCATCCGTGCGGCTTGCGAGCGTGGCCTGGCCGTGCCCCGGGACATCTCGGTGTGCGGCTTCGACGACACGCCCATCGCGCGCCATATCTATCCCGCGTTGACCACCGTCCGTCAGCCCACCTCTGAAATGGGCCGACTGGCTACGCTCCAGCTGCTGGCCCGCATTCGCACGGCGGAGGCGGGCGGCATGGTGCATGTCGAGCACGAAGTGGTGTTCCGGGAGTCGACCCAGTCGCCTGCGCGGCGCTGA